A stretch of Gemmatimonadota bacterium DNA encodes these proteins:
- a CDS encoding M20/M25/M40 family metallo-hydrolase, with translation MVRGAAGAAALVLVAASSASAQRPVDWDALAQEAAQLLSAYIRINTTNPPGNEPTAAAFLRRVLEREGIPVTVWEPAPGKANLLARLKGTGERRPIVLLNHMDVVPASPEYWSVDPFGGVIRDGYVWGRGALDMKGLAIAQLMSVLAVKRSGVRRTRDLIFLATADEEIGGALGAGDVVANHLDWVRGAEFVINEGGDIALGSGGRVLYYGVGVTEKSPFWLDVIARGPGGHGSVPRQEAAPHRLVRALELIRNWETPVTVLPVVERYFRDIAITADPDLRPLFADIRRAVEDPASLATITRNPSHNALLRNTMSITVLSASEKTNVVPAEARAELDVRLLPGQEPAAFLGALRGLVGDEAITIQPQGIGWAATGSPSDSGLLRAVETVARRNDPGAIITTLMLAGFTDCHYFRERGIACYGIDPFRVPEAESRAVHGNDERISIANLRFGTKFLYDVVRELSR, from the coding sequence ATGGTCCGAGGAGCAGCCGGGGCCGCGGCGCTGGTGCTGGTGGCGGCGTCGTCGGCCTCGGCCCAGAGGCCGGTAGACTGGGACGCTCTGGCGCAGGAGGCGGCGCAGCTCCTTTCCGCTTACATCCGCATCAACACCACCAATCCGCCGGGCAATGAGCCAACCGCGGCGGCGTTCCTGCGCCGCGTGCTGGAGCGGGAGGGCATCCCGGTCACCGTATGGGAGCCGGCCCCGGGCAAGGCGAACCTGCTGGCGCGGCTCAAGGGGACGGGCGAGCGGCGCCCGATTGTCTTGCTCAACCACATGGATGTTGTGCCCGCCTCGCCCGAGTATTGGAGCGTGGACCCGTTCGGCGGTGTGATCCGCGACGGTTACGTATGGGGGCGCGGCGCACTGGACATGAAGGGGCTCGCCATTGCCCAGCTCATGAGCGTCCTGGCCGTGAAGCGCAGTGGCGTGCGCCGCACGCGTGACCTGATCTTCCTGGCCACGGCGGACGAGGAGATCGGCGGCGCGCTGGGCGCGGGCGACGTCGTCGCCAACCACCTGGACTGGGTGCGCGGCGCCGAGTTCGTGATCAACGAGGGCGGCGACATCGCGCTGGGCTCGGGCGGGCGCGTGCTGTATTACGGCGTGGGCGTAACGGAAAAGTCGCCCTTCTGGCTGGACGTGATCGCCCGCGGCCCCGGCGGCCATGGATCGGTGCCGCGGCAGGAGGCGGCGCCGCACCGGCTGGTGAGGGCACTGGAGTTGATCCGGAACTGGGAGACGCCGGTCACGGTGCTGCCCGTGGTGGAGCGCTATTTCCGGGACATAGCTATTACGGCGGATCCCGACCTGCGGCCGCTCTTTGCCGACATCCGGCGGGCCGTCGAGGACCCGGCCTCGCTGGCGACGATTACGCGCAACCCCTCGCACAACGCGCTCTTGCGCAACACCATGTCGATCACCGTGCTTTCCGCCTCCGAGAAGACCAATGTGGTGCCGGCGGAGGCACGCGCCGAGCTGGACGTGCGGCTGCTTCCCGGCCAGGAGCCGGCCGCGTTCCTGGGCGCGCTGCGCGGCCTGGTGGGCGACGAGGCCATCACGATCCAGCCGCAGGGGATCGGCTGGGCGGCCACGGGTTCGCCCAGCGATTCGGGACTGCTGCGCGCGGTCGAGACGGTAGCGCGGCGCAATGATCCGGGCGCCATCATCACCACGCTGATGCTGGCGGGCTTCACCGACTGCCATTACTTCCGCGAGCGCGGCATCGCCTGCTACGGCATTGACCCCTTCCGCGTGCCCGAGGCCGAGAGCCGCGCCGTGCACGGCAATGACGAGCGCATCTCGATTGCCAACCTGCGCTTTGGCACGAAATTCCTGTACGACGTCGTCCGCGAGCTGAGCCGGTGA